ACGGTGGAGGAAATCAAGGCCAAGCTCGCCGAGGCCGGGCTGGACACCGACGGCAAGTCGCACCTCTACGACGGCCGCAGCGGCGAACAGTTCGACTCCCGGGTGACCGTGGGCTTCATCTACATGATGAAGCTCTCGCACCTGGTGGACGACAAGATCCACGCGCGCTCCATCGGCCCGTACTCGCTGGTCACGCAGCAGCCGCTGGGCGGCAAGGCCCAGTTCGGCGGCCAGCGCTTCGGGGAGATGGAGGTGTGGGCGCTGGAAGCCTACGGCGCCGCCCACACGCTGCGTGAGCTGCTCACCGTGAAGTCGGACGACGTCAACGGCCGCTCCCGGATCTACGAGGCGATCGTCAAGGGCGAGAATCCGGCCGAGCCGGGCGTGCCCGAGTCGTTCAACGTGCTGGTGAAGGAGCTCCAGAGCCTCTGCCTGGACATCCAGACCATGGAAGAGAACTGAGAGGACGTACAGGATGGAAGAGAACATCGGCCTGCAGATGCCGCCGTCGCCCCCGCCGGGCAGGATGTCGCTGACCCGTGGCGAGGACCGTGACCGCCGCAAGCCGGCGACCTTCAACTCGATCAAGATCAAGCTGGCCTCGCCGGAGGTCATCAAGGAGTGGTCGTACGGCGAGGTGACCAAGCCGGAGACGATCAACTACCGCTCCTTCAAGCCGGAGAAGGACGGCCTGTTCTGCGAGAAGATCTTCGGCCCGGTCAAGGACTGGGAGTGCAACTGCGGCAAGTACAAGCGCATCCGCTACCGCGGCGTGGTGTGCGACCGCTGCGGCGTGGAAGTCACCCAGGCCAAGGTCCGCCGCGAGCGGCTCGGGCACATCGAGCTGGCCGAGCCGGTGGCGCACATCTGGTTCTTCAAGGGCGTGCCCAGCCGCATCGGTCACCTCCTGGACATGAGCATCCGCGACCTCGAGCGCGTGCTCTACTACGAGAGCTACGTGGTGATCGACGCGGGCAACACCCGCCTCAAGCCCAAGGAGCTGCTCTCCGAGGACCAGATGGAGGAGCTCGCGGGCGACAACACCGCGCAGTTCACCGCCGAGATGGGCGGCCGGGCGATCCGCACGCTGCTGGAGCAGATCGACCTGGACCTGCTGTGCGCCGAGCTGCGCAGCACCGCCAAGATCGAGACCTCGGTGCAGCGCAAGCGCGAGGTGCTGAAGCGCCTGCGCGTGGCCGAGGCGTTCCGCAAGAGCGGCAACCGGCCGGAGTGGATGATCCTCAAGGTGGTGCCGGTGCTGCCGCCGGACCTGCGCCCGCTGGTGCCCCTGGAGGGCGGCCGCTTCGCCACCTCCGACCTCAACGACCTGTACCGCCGGGTGATCAACCGCAACAACCGGCTCAAGAAGCTCATGGACATCAAGGCCCCCGCGGTGATCCTGCGCAACGAGAAGCGCATGCTGCAGGAGGCCGTGGACGCGCTGTTCGACAACGGCCGCCGCTCCCGCGCGGTGCGCGGACAGGGCGACCGGCCGCTGAAGTCGCTGTCCGACATGCTCAAGGGCAAGCAGGGCCGGTTCCGGCAGAACCTGCTGGGCAAGCGCGTGGACTACTCCGGCCGCTCGGTGATCGTGGTGGGTCCGGAGCTCAAGCTGCACCAGTGCGGCCTGCCCAAGAACATGGCGCTGGAGCTGTTCAAGCCCTTCATCATCCGCAAGCTCGAGGACAAGGGCTTCGTGCAGACGGTGAAGTCGGCCAAACGGCTGGTGGAGCGCGAGCGGCCCGAGGTGTGGGACATCCTGGGCGAGATCATCAAGGGCCACCCGGTGCTGCTGAACCGCGCGCCCACGCTGCACCGCCTCGGCATCCAGGGCTTCGAGCCGGTGCTGGTGGAGGGCAAGGCGATCAAGATCCACCCGCTGGTGTGCCAGGCGTTCAACGCCGACTTCGACGGCGACCAGATGGCCGTGCACGTGCCGCTCTCGTTCGAGGCGCAGATCGAGGTGAGCACCATCATGCTCTCCTCGCACAACATCCTCTCGCCGGCCAACGGCCGGCCGCTGGCCACGCCCAACCAGGACATCGTGCTGGGCTGCAACTACCTGACCAAGGCGCGCGGCGCCTGCCTGAACCCGGCCTACGCGAAGTGCGAGGCCGCGATCGTCGCCGACCTGAAGAAGAAGTGGAAGGCGAAGGGCTGGCTGGGCAAGCCCGAGGACGAGGAGCGGCTGCGCAAGGTGGTGCGCGAGGACCCGCGGCGGCTGCGCTCGTTCCCGAACGCCACCGAGGCGCTGGCGACCTACGACCGCGGCGAGATCAAGCTGCACGAGCGGATCGCGCTGCGACTGCAGCCCGGGCAGCACGTCATGGAGCCCGAGAAGAAGGACCCGGCGGCCGCGCGCGACGAGCGCGCCGCCTACGACCACTTCGAGACCACCGCGGGGCGCGTGCTGTTCAACCAGCACCTGCACCCGGCGCTCCAGTTCGTGAACAAGGACATGGACAAGAAGGGCCTCGAGAACCTGGTCGGCGGCTGCTACCGCAAGCTCGGCCCGGCCGAGACGGCGGCGCTGCTGGACGAGCTCAAGGATCTGGGCTTCAAGTTCGCCACGCAGGCCGGCATCACCGTGGGGATTGACGACGTGGTGATCCCGCCCAGCAAGGCCGACATCGTGGCCAAGGCCAAGACCGAGGTGCAGCGCGTCACCAGCGAGTACCAGCGCGGCGTGATCACCGAGAACGAGCGCTACAACCTGGTGATCGACGCGTGGTCGAAGGCCGCCACCCAGGTGGAGCAGGCCACCATGAAGCACCTCTCCCTGGAACAGGACGGCTTCAACCCCATCTACATGATGGCCCACTCGGGCTCCCGCGGGAGCCCCGAGCAGATCCGTCAGCTCGCCGGCATGCGCGGCCTGATGGCCAAGCCGCAGAAGAAGATCACCGGTGGGCTGGGCGAGATCATCGAGAGCCCGGTCATCCGGAACTTCAAGGAAGGCCTGACGGTGCTGGAGTACTTCATCTCCACGCACGGAGCCCGCAAGGGACTGGCCGACACCGCCCTGAAGACGGCCGACGCGGGCTACCTGACCCGCCGGCTGGTGGACGTGGCGCAGGACGTCATCATCACCGAGGACGACTGCGGCACCGCGCTCAACCTGACGCGCTCGGCGCTGAAGGAGGGCGAGGAGGTCGTGGAGAGCCTCTCCGAGCGCATCGTGGGCCGCGTGACCTCCGAGGACGTGGTCAACGATCTCACCGGCGAGGTGCTGGTGCGCGCCGGCGAGGAGATCACCGAGGAGAAGGCCAAGGAGATCGAGGACTGCGGCCTGGAGCGGGTGATGATCCGCTCGGTGCTGGTGTGCGAGTCGCGCCGCGGCGTGTGCAAGAAGTGCTACGGGCGCAACCTGGCCACCGGCCGCATGGTGGACACCGGGGAGGCCGTGGGCGTGATCGCCGCGCAGTCCATCGGGGAGCCGGGCACGCAGCTCACGCTGCGGACGTTCCACATCGGCGGCGTCTCGGGCCGCATCGCGGAGGCCGCGCGGAGGCTGTCGAACGCCGCCGGCACCGTGCGCTTCAACAAGCTCGAGACGGTGAAGAACCGCGACGGCATGCCGGTCACCGTGGGCCACAAGGGCGAGATCCGCATCGAGGGCCCCGACGGCAACATCGTCCAGCGGTTCGAGCCGCTCTACGGCGCCACGCTGCTGGTCCAGGATGGCCAGGAAGTGCCCCTGGGCGCCCCGCTGGCCGAGTGGGACCCGTACAACACCCCCATCGTGACCGAGGTCACCGGCACGGTGAAGTTCATCGACATCAAGGAAAAGCTGACCATGCGCGAGGAGCTCGATGAGAACACGAGCATGAAGCTGTTCGTGATCATCGAGGACCGCGAGAAGCTGCGCCACCCGCGCCTGGACGTGGTGGACGCGGCCGGCAAGACGCTGGGCCAGTACCCGCTGCCCACCGGCGCGCGCCTGAGCGTGCGCGACGGCGACGCCGTGCACGCGGGCGAGATCATGGCCAAGATCCGCCGCGAGTCCGCCAAGGTGCGCGACATCACCGGCGGCCTCCCGCGCGTGGCGGAGCTGCTGGAGGCGCGCAAGCCCAAGGACCACGCCATCGTGAGCGAAATTGACGGGCGCGTGGAGTTCGACAAGGTGGTCCGCGGCATGCGCAAGCTGCGGGTGGTGAGCGACGAGGCCGACGAGCGCGAGTACCTGATCCCGCAGGGCAAGTACCTGCACGTGCAGGAGGGGGACCGCGTGCACTCGGGCGACCGGCTCACGGAAGGTCCCATGAACCCGCACGACACGCTCCTGATCCAGGGCATCAACCGGGTTCAGGAGTACCTGGTGGACGAGATCCAGGAGGTCTACCGGCTGCAGGGCGTGCGCATCGACGACAAGCACATCGAGGTCATCGTCCGGCAGATGCTGCAGAAGGTCCGGATCAAGGACCCGGGCGACACGGTGTTCCTCGAGGGCGAGGACGTGGACAAGCTGACCCTGGCGGAGGAAAACCGCCGGGTGGAGGCCGAAGGGGGCCAGCCCGCGACGCATCAGCCCTTGCTGCTTGGGATTACGAAGGCGTCGCTGTCCACGCCGAGCTTCATCTCCGCGGCCTCGTTCCAGGAGACCACCCGCGTGCTCACGCAGGCGGCGGTATCCGGTGACACGGATGAACTTAGGGGCCTCAAGGAGAACGTCATCATCGGCCACCTGATCCCGGCGGGGACCGGACTGGCTAAGTACCGCAAGATCAAGGTGTTGAAGGAGGACGAGGCGGTCGAGCGGCCGGAACCCGAGGATGCAAAAACCGCTTGACAGGTCCCGGGCACATCCCTAATATTTCCATTCTGCGCCCGGTCCAGGCAAACGTCCGAACCACGTAAGCGCTTGTAAAACCGCCCGCTGACTCTAGTCGCCGGGTCCCAGGAGTTTTCTTGCCAACGCTGAACCAATTGGTCCGCAAGGGCCGCAGTCTCGTGCGCCGCAAGAACACGGCGCCTGCCCTTAAGGGATGCCCGCAGAAGCGCGGCGTCTGCACCCGCGTGTACACGTCCACACCGAAGAAGCCGAACTCGGCCCTCCGGAAGGTGGCGCGCGTGCGGCTCACCAACGGCATGGAAGTCACCTGCTACATCCCCGGCGAAGGCCACAACCTGCAGGAGCACTCCATCGTGCTGATCCGCGGGGGGCGTGTGAAGGACCTGCCCGGCGTGCGCTACCACATCGTGCGGGGCACGCTGGACGCGAGTGGCGTGGACGGACGCAAGCAGAGCCGGTCCAAGTACGGGACCAAGAGCGGCGCCAAGGGCGCTGTGAAGAAGAAGTAGGGGAGCGTTCATGCCGCGCAAGAAGTCCATCATCAAGAAGGAGCTGCCGCCCGACCCGCGCTTCAACAACGTGCTGGTCACCAAGTTCGTGAACTCGGTGATGAGCGGCGGCAAGAAGAGCACCGCGGAAGGGATCGTGTACAACAGCATCCAGCTCCTCGCCGAGAAGACCGGCCAGGACGGGCTGTCGGTGCTCAAGACGGCGCTCAACAACGTGAAGCCGGTGCTCGAGGTGAAGTCCCGCCGTGTCGGCGGCGCCACCTACCAGGTGCCGGTGGAAATCCGCCCCGAGCGGCGCACCGCCCTGGCCATCCGCTGGCTGCTGGTCAGCGCCAAGGCGCGGTCCGAGAAGACCATGGCCGACAAGCTGGCGGGGGAGCTGCTCGCGGCCTCGAAGAACGAGGGCGGGGCGGTCAAGAAGCGGGAAGAGACCCACCGCATGGCCGAGGCCAACAAGGCCTTCGCGCACTACCGGTGGTAGGACGCCGTCCCGGTTCGCGCCGGGCGGCTGGCTGAATCAATCGCGGGGCGCCGGCCCGGGTCGCAGGCCGGAATAGCCCATAAACGGTGCACCTGCCTGTTCCGTTCGGAAAGGTGGTGATGCAAACCCGAGACCCAGAAACGAAGTAAAGGATGGCAGGAATTGCCACGCGTAACGCCTCTTAGCAGAACCCGAAATATCGGCATTATGGCCCACATCGATGCCGGAAAAACGACCCTCACCGAGCGGATCCTGTTCTTCACGGGCCGCGTCCACCGGATGGGTGAGGTTCACGAGGGTTCTGCGGTCATGGACTGGATGGAGCAGGAGCGGGAGCGCGGGATCACCATCACCGCGGCCGCGACCACCGCCCAGTGGCGAGACCATCGGGTCAACATCATCGATACGCCCGGCCACGTCGACTTCACCGTTGAAGTGGAGCGGTCCCTGCGCGTGCTGGATGGCGCCATTGCCGTTTTCTGCGGCGTTGGCGGCGTCGAGCCCCAGAGCGAGACCGTGTGGCGGCAGGCGGACAAGTACAACGTCCCGCGGATCGCGTTCGTGAACAAGCTGGACCGTGTCGGGGCCGACTTCGACTACGTGATCCAGATGATGCGCGAGCGACTCGGGGCGAACCCGGTCACGCTGCAGACCCCGATGTACGCAGGGGACGTGTTCGAGGGCGTGATCGACCTGGTGGAAATGAAGGCGGTCTTCTACAAGGACGCCGGCCCCAAGGGCAGCACCTTCGAGGAGACCGAGATTCCCCGGGACCTTAGGAAGAAGGCCGACGAAGCCCACCGGCAGATGCTGGACCAGGTCGCCGAATTCGACGACGAAATGGTCCACCTCTACCTGGAGGGCAAGGAAGTCACGACGGAAATGGTCCGCAGGGCCATCCGGCGCGGCACCGTGATCGGCAGGATCGTCCCGGTGATGGCCGGATCGGCATTCAAGAACAAGGGAGTGCAACCTTTGCTGGACGCGGTCGTGGATTACCTCCCCTCGCCGGTGGACAAGCCGCCGGTCCAGGGCGTGAATCCCGATACCCTCGAGCCCGAGACGCGTGAGATCAACGACGACTCGAAGTTCTCCGCCCTGGTGTTCAAGATCCAGACGGACCCGCACGTCGGCAAGCTCACCTTCTTCCGGGTGTATTCCGGCCAGCTCGAGGCCGGCAGCGGGGTGTACAACGCCGCGCGGGGCAAGATGGAGCGCGTCGGGCGCCTGGTCCAGCTGCATGCGAACAAGCGCGAGGAGATCGACACCGTGTACTCCGGCGACATCGCGGCGGCCATCGGCCTCAAGCAGGCCGGCACGGGCGACACCCTCACCGTGAAGGACCACCCGATCCAGCTGGAGTCCATGCATTTCCCCGAGCCCGTGATCTCGGTGGCCATCGAGCCGAAGACCCGGGCCGACGAAGAGAAGCTCTCCACCGCCCTCGGCAAGCTCTCCGAAGAAGACCCCACCTTCCGCGTCAGCACCCACGAGGAAACCGGCCAGACCATCATCGAAGGCATGGGCGAGCTGCACCTCGAGATCCTGGTGGACCGGATGATGCGCGAGTTCGGCGTGGAAGCCAACGTGGGCAAGCCGCAGGTGGCGTTCAAGGAGACGGTCGGCGTGGCCTCCAAGGCCCGCGGCCGTTTCGTGCGCCAGAGCGGCGGGCGCGGCCAGTACGGCGATTGCGAGATCGAGCTCGAGCCGCTGCCGCCGGGGTCCGGGTTCGTGTTCGAGAACAACATCGTGGGCGGCTCGATCCCCCGGGAGTACATCCCCTCGGTGGAGCGCGGGATCATGGAGGCGATGCAGTCCGGCGTGCTGGCCG
The sequence above is drawn from the Candidatus Eisenbacteria bacterium genome and encodes:
- the rpoC gene encoding DNA-directed RNA polymerase subunit beta'; the protein is MEENIGLQMPPSPPPGRMSLTRGEDRDRRKPATFNSIKIKLASPEVIKEWSYGEVTKPETINYRSFKPEKDGLFCEKIFGPVKDWECNCGKYKRIRYRGVVCDRCGVEVTQAKVRRERLGHIELAEPVAHIWFFKGVPSRIGHLLDMSIRDLERVLYYESYVVIDAGNTRLKPKELLSEDQMEELAGDNTAQFTAEMGGRAIRTLLEQIDLDLLCAELRSTAKIETSVQRKREVLKRLRVAEAFRKSGNRPEWMILKVVPVLPPDLRPLVPLEGGRFATSDLNDLYRRVINRNNRLKKLMDIKAPAVILRNEKRMLQEAVDALFDNGRRSRAVRGQGDRPLKSLSDMLKGKQGRFRQNLLGKRVDYSGRSVIVVGPELKLHQCGLPKNMALELFKPFIIRKLEDKGFVQTVKSAKRLVERERPEVWDILGEIIKGHPVLLNRAPTLHRLGIQGFEPVLVEGKAIKIHPLVCQAFNADFDGDQMAVHVPLSFEAQIEVSTIMLSSHNILSPANGRPLATPNQDIVLGCNYLTKARGACLNPAYAKCEAAIVADLKKKWKAKGWLGKPEDEERLRKVVREDPRRLRSFPNATEALATYDRGEIKLHERIALRLQPGQHVMEPEKKDPAAARDERAAYDHFETTAGRVLFNQHLHPALQFVNKDMDKKGLENLVGGCYRKLGPAETAALLDELKDLGFKFATQAGITVGIDDVVIPPSKADIVAKAKTEVQRVTSEYQRGVITENERYNLVIDAWSKAATQVEQATMKHLSLEQDGFNPIYMMAHSGSRGSPEQIRQLAGMRGLMAKPQKKITGGLGEIIESPVIRNFKEGLTVLEYFISTHGARKGLADTALKTADAGYLTRRLVDVAQDVIITEDDCGTALNLTRSALKEGEEVVESLSERIVGRVTSEDVVNDLTGEVLVRAGEEITEEKAKEIEDCGLERVMIRSVLVCESRRGVCKKCYGRNLATGRMVDTGEAVGVIAAQSIGEPGTQLTLRTFHIGGVSGRIAEAARRLSNAAGTVRFNKLETVKNRDGMPVTVGHKGEIRIEGPDGNIVQRFEPLYGATLLVQDGQEVPLGAPLAEWDPYNTPIVTEVTGTVKFIDIKEKLTMREELDENTSMKLFVIIEDREKLRHPRLDVVDAAGKTLGQYPLPTGARLSVRDGDAVHAGEIMAKIRRESAKVRDITGGLPRVAELLEARKPKDHAIVSEIDGRVEFDKVVRGMRKLRVVSDEADEREYLIPQGKYLHVQEGDRVHSGDRLTEGPMNPHDTLLIQGINRVQEYLVDEIQEVYRLQGVRIDDKHIEVIVRQMLQKVRIKDPGDTVFLEGEDVDKLTLAEENRRVEAEGGQPATHQPLLLGITKASLSTPSFISAASFQETTRVLTQAAVSGDTDELRGLKENVIIGHLIPAGTGLAKYRKIKVLKEDEAVERPEPEDAKTA
- a CDS encoding 30S ribosomal protein S12, with translation MPTLNQLVRKGRSLVRRKNTAPALKGCPQKRGVCTRVYTSTPKKPNSALRKVARVRLTNGMEVTCYIPGEGHNLQEHSIVLIRGGRVKDLPGVRYHIVRGTLDASGVDGRKQSRSKYGTKSGAKGAVKKK
- the rpsG gene encoding 30S ribosomal protein S7, with translation MPRKKSIIKKELPPDPRFNNVLVTKFVNSVMSGGKKSTAEGIVYNSIQLLAEKTGQDGLSVLKTALNNVKPVLEVKSRRVGGATYQVPVEIRPERRTALAIRWLLVSAKARSEKTMADKLAGELLAASKNEGGAVKKREETHRMAEANKAFAHYRW
- the fusA gene encoding elongation factor G encodes the protein MPRVTPLSRTRNIGIMAHIDAGKTTLTERILFFTGRVHRMGEVHEGSAVMDWMEQERERGITITAAATTAQWRDHRVNIIDTPGHVDFTVEVERSLRVLDGAIAVFCGVGGVEPQSETVWRQADKYNVPRIAFVNKLDRVGADFDYVIQMMRERLGANPVTLQTPMYAGDVFEGVIDLVEMKAVFYKDAGPKGSTFEETEIPRDLRKKADEAHRQMLDQVAEFDDEMVHLYLEGKEVTTEMVRRAIRRGTVIGRIVPVMAGSAFKNKGVQPLLDAVVDYLPSPVDKPPVQGVNPDTLEPETREINDDSKFSALVFKIQTDPHVGKLTFFRVYSGQLEAGSGVYNAARGKMERVGRLVQLHANKREEIDTVYSGDIAAAIGLKQAGTGDTLTVKDHPIQLESMHFPEPVISVAIEPKTRADEEKLSTALGKLSEEDPTFRVSTHEETGQTIIEGMGELHLEILVDRMMREFGVEANVGKPQVAFKETVGVASKARGRFVRQSGGRGQYGDCEIELEPLPPGSGFVFENNIVGGSIPREYIPSVERGIMEAMQSGVLAGYPMVDVKVALVDGSYHDVDSSEMAFKIAGSMALKEASRKAKPRLLEPVMDVEVVVPEEYMGEVIGDLTSKRGRIGGMFMRKEARVIAASVPLGEMFGYATRLRSLTQGRAVYTMQFSRYEPMPASMAEEIVEKVRG